The following proteins are co-located in the Dromiciops gliroides isolate mDroGli1 chromosome 2, mDroGli1.pri, whole genome shotgun sequence genome:
- the LOC122742294 gene encoding olfactory receptor 4F4-like — protein MAELNHSTVSEFVLLGLCDSWELQIFFFIFIFMFYLIIVFGNIFIVMLVFTDPHLHSPMYFLLANLSFVDLCLSSVTTPKMITDLLKENKTISFGGCMCQVFFVHLAGGCEMVVLVAMAYDRYVAICKPLHYTVIMSQRKCIFLVILSWIIGFVHSVSQLVVIVELPFCGPRVINSFFCDIPLVIELACLESYFLEILMNCDSGVLTFISFILLLISYIYILFTVRHHSKDGAFKALSTCTAHITVVVLYFGPCILIYVWPLNIPSVDKFLAVFYSVITPLLNPAIYTFRNKEMKVALRRLKSQYVCSK, from the coding sequence ATGGCTGAACTAAATCATTCTACAGTGTCTGAGTTTGTCTTATTGGGACTTTGTGATTCATGGGAacttcagattttcttttttatttttatcttcatgttCTACCTCATCATTGTTTTCGGTAACATATTTATTGTGATGTTAGTTTTCACTGACCCCCATCTCCATTCCCCCATGTACTTCCTGTTAGCCAACCTCTCTTTTGTTGATTTGTGCCTTTCCTCAGTCACCACACCAAAGATGATCACAGACCTgctcaaggaaaacaaaaccatctCCTTTGGGGGCTGCATGTGTCAGGTCTTCTTTGTGCATCTTGCTGGAGGGTGTGAGATGGTGGTGCTTGTGGCCATGGCCTATGACCGCTATGTAGCCATATGCAAGCCACTCCACTATACAGTCATCATGagccaaagaaaatgcatttttcttgTAATCCTCTCATGGATTATTGGATTTGTACACTCTGTGAGTCAATTGGTTGTAATTGTGGAGCTGCCTTTCTGTGGCCCTAGAGTAATCAACAGTTTTTTCTGTGATATCCCACTGGTGATTGAACTTGCCTGCCTTGAATCCTATTTCCTGGAAATCTTGATGAATTGTGACAGTGGTGTTCTTACTTTTATATCCTTTATTCTCTTACTGATCTCCTATATTTACATCCTATTCACAGTTCGTCATCACTCCAAGGATGGGGCATTTAAGGCACTCTCCACTTGCACTGCTCATATCACAGTGGTGGTGTTATACTTTGGACCCTGCATCTTGATCTATGTGTGGCCACTTAATATACCATCAGTGGACAAATTTCTTGCTGTGTTTTACTCAGTCATCACAcctctcctgaatccagccatCTATACATTTAGAAACAAAGAGATGAAAGTTGCACTAAGGAGACTTAAAAGTCAATATGTGTGTTCTAAGTAA